CCAGACACCAAGGAAATGCTGAAGCTCCTGGTGAGTGACCTCAGTTTCCCCTGCCTGTGACATGGccttggcacagctcccacttGTGTTGGCTGAAGGCTCCATCGCTCTGGGGACATGGCAGAGGGTCCTTCTGCCCTGGGTCCTGCAGGCAGATTAATTCCCATGTAGCTTttgggaggggggggagagagatATGGTGGCTTTGCCGTGGGCAGGGTGAGTGTGCTCCTTTGCCCTCCCCTCCAGGGATTCCCTGACCAATGAGCTGATCTCCGGAGTGCCCCATGGTGTGCCACAGCAcccttctgctcctccccagaggaatctctccctgcccttggtGGTCACTGGGCGGGGCACTGTGGCTGATCCTGTTGTTCCCGTACTGTTTTCTAGGACTTTGGCAGCCTGTCCAACCTGCAGGTGACACAGCCCACGGTGGGGATGAACTTCAAGACACCCCGAGGAGCACTCTGAGTCCATCCCTGTGTGTCGCTTTTCCAATAAACGCGGGGAAACCACCTCAGCTTGCCTGGTCTTTGGACACCTCTGtccctgggaaggagggagagggtggCTTCTTGAGTGCAGAGGACCCAACAGCTTCCCATTTGTGGCATCTTTTCAGGTTCTTTCCTAGGTTGTTTGGGCTGTGAGGAGTAAAGGTGTTTTAGAGGCTTTCCTGCTTTTGGGTGCTGGGAGAGGACAACCACGGTGGCTTCTTGGAGCTTGTTGGAGGGTGTCCCAGGTTTGTGCTTCTCTGAGCAGGCAGCCCAGGGTCAGGCTGTGGCAGAATAACTGCTTTTTATAACCCCCACTGGTCACTTACAAGTGCTTAAGTTAAAGGGAAAAGTCTTACAATTCCCTGATACAGTATAAGCAAGGAGAACTTGTGTGTCCCTCAAAGGAAAACTGTTCACAGCCATGGCTTAAACCCTCCCCTTCTGGTAggaataaaaagacaaaatatttgtgttttggggAGAAATGTCTGTATTTGTTTGTTGTGAAGTTtaagaaaagtaaatatttgcaGTGAATTTAGCCAGTGTTTAAACACATACCGAACACACTGAGCTGCAGTAGGATAATTTATAAATCCTTTCTGGCAGTTCTTAAACTGAAATTTTTGCTTCTCCAGCCATCTATTccttaaaatttccttttcactttgGTCTTCCTCTCACAGTAAATGCTAATTTTGGTTTGAACCCAGTAGGCTGCATAGCCCGATGTGCCAGGGATGAAATCATGGAGCTCGCCTTCGTATTTCTTCATGTCCCGGGCAGAGGCATATCCTGCACAGGATAAATGGGCTCACTGGggtccctgctccctctgctccatcCACAGGCCTTTCCAGGTGTATTTACCTGTCACCATGTTGTTTATGGGATATTCATGGAGAACCTGGTATGGAAATTCCCCCTGGGCAGGCACTTCAGAGTCTGTGCTTCCATTACTTTatcaggaggggaaaaaattggtGTGTTAGTTCTTATGCATTGGGATTGCTTGGAATTTGGGGGGTGTGTCCAAATCCCCCCACCCAGGGTAGTAGGAAAATACCTCTCATCCAGGTCTAGCACCTCCTCCTCTGGTTCCTCCTCACAGCCATTTCTCGCTGCCTCCGGTTCCTCTGGTGGATTTTCCTTGGGCTACGAATACCAATACAGGACTGAGTTAAACTGTGCCCTGGGCCCTCCTGGAGCACTTGGGACATGCTCTGAGAATGGAATTTTTAGGGTTTGTGATTTCAAATGTAATTTAGAGCTTGATTTTAAATCTAAATGCGTTTTTGCTTCAAAAGTGCTAGGAAGTTGCTTTTAGAGGAGAGGGCACAGAAATGAGAGGGAAAGTGCTGTGCCaaagggctgagctctgcctgtgaCAATCAGAATCCCTGGAACAGTGTGTTGGGAGACTGGGCATCTGTCTGGGCAAGGTTTTCCTTGGCCCTGAAAGGTATTTATAAAAACGCTTCTTACTATCCTTTACAAATGTGGACAGATTAAGTTCCGACTGAGCTTTCATCTCTCTAATTTTCTGCCTGACACTTCCTGAGTTGCATGCCCATTTTTCCTAAGTTCCTGTGGAAACTCTGCTTAGTGAGGAAGTATTGAAAACCATCATTTTGTGGTCACTGCACCTCCAGCTGTTCTGAGACACATTTGATTCCCTATGTGGACTGAGGGTCTGGGATGAAAACCCTGGAGCTGACAgaactctttatttttttaagccacATCTATAGTATGTATTTCTCATCTTACCTTTTCTTTGGGGATGTCTGCCTGCTCCCAAATAAAACACCCgattttccttctgatttctgccaagaacaataaaataaatgatgGTGAGGGCATAAAATAATAGGACTGTGGCATTGCTGCCTTTGCAAGGGCCCAGCACTCACAGGTGCCTCTGAGAACAAGCCAAAGGGCCAAGTCCTGGCCCTGGGCAAAGGCAATTCCAAGCACAAATTCAGGCTGGGGAAATGGATTGAGGACTTGAGGGTGTTGGATGAAGGCTGGACAGGCCCCAGCTGTGTGCACTGGGTCCcaaacccctctgtgccctgggctgatcccacagcgtgggcagcaggggagggggggattctgcccctctgcccccctcaggtGAGGctccacctgcagagctgcctccagccctgggcaacaacagcacaaggatgtggagctgctgaaaaaagtccagaggaggccacagagctgctccagggctggagcctctctgctctgcagccaggttgggagagctgggggggctcacctggagaagagaaggctccagagagacctgagagccccttccagagcctaaaggacagggacttgggacaagggcctAGGGAGACAAGGCAAAGGTGAATGGCCTTTAGTGGATAAAGGGCAGGCTTGGATTAGAGATTCAGCAGAAATCCTCCTCTGTGAGGTTGATGAGGCCTTTGCAGAAGTTgcctagagaagttgtggctgccctgcccctggaagtgtttaaggccagagcagcctggtctagtggaaggtgtctctgcccatggcagagggtggaaggAGATGGGCTTCTTTTAAGGCTCCTTCCAAAGCAAACCATCCATGATAACAGATGAAGTAACTCCAGCAAATGGaaattccctccctgcagggaagTAACTGGGGTTTCTGGTTTGCACCATGGCTAAGCTCATGGGGGGACCTGCTGGAATTAAAATCCaggtagatttttttccatgaCCTTCTTGCAGGCAAGCAGGGGGCAGGACAAAGTGGCCCAGAACCACCGATGGCTTCTCTGTGGTGCCAGTGCGTGCGCACGCCGAGAGGTAACGCGAGTGAAAAACAGTGGCTCTGCCCTCCATGTAACTGAGGCTCTCGTGTAtgctggaagagaaaaacaactcGTTTCCAAAGTGAACCTGGaaataaaccaaacccaagAAGTCTGGAGGGATGTTGTCATTAAAACCGGCCTGCTTTGTTATTTTTGGCAGCAGTGCCTGATTTCCTGTGATTTTCTAACTGAGATTctggctgccagcagcaccCCTGGAGAGCAGCCTGGGAGAAGGAAACCATGGACTGGGTAAACATATTTGTAGGGGTTTAGTGGCCCCACTCCACTCTTGAGGTGAAATAtctttgggaagggagggcaaAAACTcgatttttcttcatttattctCCCCACTGGTCCCTGTTCACACAGCTgagcaaggaagggaaggtggaGGGTGCTCAAGTTCTCACCATCCTCCTTAGAGGGTAACTAAATATTGTTTGTGGGGCTTAAGGGTATGGATAATGATTACATTTTCCCCAAGAAATTATCTAAATATGTACATggaatatgtattttatacatattGATACAGTATATAATTATATGTAATTCCCCTATGGGAACAGCCCAGTCCAGCAGCAAGTGTGGCGGAAGGAAAGTCATTATTCTGGTTTCCTCTGGATTCCCCTCCCACAGCTGGATCAGGTGGTGGCTGAAGGATTCCAAAAAACTAAGCCAGTTTTAAACTCTGGTGTGTTAAATAGAAGCTGCTTTGTTCAGCCTAGCAAAGTCTGCAGGAAACATAGCAATAGCCCCCCCATAGCAACTGCCCTAACAACAGCCCCTAAATATATTTACATGACAGTAAATAAATATTCACTGATATTGAGGAAATGAGAAAGATCCTGAAGTCTTTCCTTATATTCTTATGAATGTTCTGGAGCTCTCTATGTTTTCATATTAAGCATTTCAGCCCTTTACCAGACATTTTTACCCCACCATTCCTTTCAGCGTTAACTCACACCAGCTTTTTACCTCTGGGTTCCTTTCTTGGGGATGGTGTCACCTCTGTTTTAGACCTTGTTTTTCCAGCAGGTAATTCCCAGGCAGCAGGAAATTAGTa
The nucleotide sequence above comes from Pithys albifrons albifrons isolate INPA30051 chromosome 13, PitAlb_v1, whole genome shotgun sequence. Encoded proteins:
- the TERB2 gene encoding telomere repeats-binding bouquet formation protein 2 yields the protein MFRGRRAWFSQSVSPGPRGLWVAGGGALTHWLDAEYLFSSDATHPDTRSIHESLSYMEGRATVFHSRYLSACARTGTTEKPSVVLGHFVLPPACLQEVLLFLAEIRRKIGCFIWEQADIPKEKPKENPPEEPEAARNGCEEEPEEEVLDLDESNGSTDSEVPAQGEFPYQVLHEYPINNMVTGYASARDMKKYEGELHDFIPGTSGYAAYWVQTKISIYCERKTKVKRKF